One window of the Marinilactibacillus sp. Marseille-P9653 genome contains the following:
- a CDS encoding site-specific integrase — MAIEQKKLKNGEKRYRASVYHLGDRIKGDWHKLNNQAKYDEAVLTKELSEGLFVKKTSKLFSEITEDYFSLIAPRNMNETNLYNEWSLYQKHIAPTFGSRKITSIKPIEIQKWLATKEKTYANSYVVRMCLIMNKVFKQAQSWEFMKFNPMDRVDKPKIKYKRFDTWTKKEITKFLNQAEGYHSYIVFWLAINTGMRLGEILGLHWSDINFHEKYIDLTEGLDRRTGKRTSLKTKASERYIYLSKSQINILKEHKVSQTIDTEIVCASKVGSYMMHRNVRRAMETICKKSGVKKIRFHDLRHTHATLLSQIEKNPRIVQERLGHADVRMTLDVYTHVQDTSHKQSANSFSDFLTKK, encoded by the coding sequence ATGGCAATTGAACAGAAGAAATTAAAAAATGGAGAGAAAAGATACAGAGCAAGTGTTTACCATCTAGGAGATAGAATAAAGGGGGATTGGCACAAGCTTAATAATCAAGCTAAATATGATGAGGCAGTTTTGACTAAGGAACTGTCCGAAGGTCTCTTTGTTAAGAAGACATCTAAATTATTTAGTGAGATAACAGAGGATTACTTTTCTCTAATTGCTCCCAGAAATATGAATGAAACAAATTTGTATAATGAATGGTCTTTATATCAAAAACATATTGCGCCTACTTTTGGCTCAAGAAAAATTACTTCAATTAAGCCAATTGAGATACAAAAATGGCTTGCTACAAAAGAAAAAACATATGCCAATAGTTATGTCGTGCGTATGTGTCTGATTATGAATAAAGTGTTCAAACAAGCTCAATCATGGGAGTTTATGAAATTTAATCCTATGGATAGAGTAGATAAACCTAAGATTAAGTATAAGCGCTTTGATACTTGGACTAAAAAGGAAATCACGAAATTTCTTAACCAAGCAGAAGGCTACCATTCATATATAGTCTTTTGGTTAGCTATAAATACTGGGATGCGATTAGGAGAAATTCTTGGCCTTCATTGGTCAGATATTAATTTTCACGAAAAATATATTGACCTTACCGAAGGATTAGATCGACGGACAGGAAAAAGAACGTCTTTAAAAACAAAAGCTTCAGAGCGATATATTTACCTGTCAAAAAGTCAGATAAATATATTAAAAGAGCACAAAGTTTCTCAGACAATAGATACAGAAATTGTGTGTGCATCTAAAGTTGGGAGCTATATGATGCATCGTAATGTTCGTCGAGCAATGGAAACTATATGTAAAAAATCCGGGGTAAAGAAAATCAGGTTTCATGATTTGCGACATACCCATGCCACTCTCTTATCTCAAATTGAAAAAAATCCGCGAATTGTTCAAGAGAGATTGGGGCACGCTGATGTCCGTATGACTTTGGACGTGTACACCCATGTTCAAGATACCTCTCATAAACAATCGGCGAATTCTTTTTCTGATTTTTTGACGAAAAAATAA
- a CDS encoding conjugal transfer protein: protein MMFFKKNKKNKKVKVKEKKAKQLTINPRKKLVLSLWILLGISFSFAIYKHFTAIDTHTIHENTIVERELRDTNSIENFVCEFVKVYYAWNGNEDELEERQEALENYLPEDLLSLNSIMLDSDITTTSSIRNVQIWSIDQQTDNDFDVTFSVTQRITEETEEDEEETIHTAFEIRVHVDEQGDLVIVNNPTLTTIPSKSLYQPTPLENDNSIDSDTREEIDEFLSSFFTLYPTASQSELSYYIEDNILPAIDREYIFLELIDPVYVQEDENVRATVTVRYQDDITQSNQLSQYDFLLIKNSTWKIIE from the coding sequence ATTATGTTCTTTAAGAAGAATAAGAAAAATAAAAAAGTAAAAGTAAAAGAGAAAAAGGCAAAACAACTGACTATCAATCCTAGAAAGAAACTCGTACTTTCATTGTGGATTTTATTAGGGATAAGTTTTTCCTTTGCGATTTATAAGCATTTTACAGCAATCGATACCCATACCATTCATGAAAACACAATAGTGGAGCGTGAACTTAGAGATACCAACAGTATTGAAAATTTCGTCTGTGAATTTGTGAAAGTGTATTATGCATGGAATGGAAATGAAGACGAGTTGGAAGAAAGACAGGAAGCATTGGAAAACTATTTACCGGAAGACTTGCTTTCTCTTAATAGTATTATGTTAGACAGTGACATCACAACTACTTCCTCCATCCGAAATGTTCAAATTTGGTCAATTGACCAACAAACAGATAATGACTTTGACGTGACGTTTTCAGTCACACAACGAATTACAGAAGAAACAGAAGAGGACGAAGAAGAAACCATTCATACCGCTTTTGAAATCAGAGTGCATGTCGATGAACAAGGAGATCTAGTGATTGTTAATAACCCAACTCTCACTACTATTCCTTCAAAATCTCTATATCAACCCACTCCCTTAGAAAATGATAATTCGATCGACTCTGACACACGAGAAGAAATTGACGAGTTCCTCTCGTCCTTCTTCACCCTGTACCCAACTGCGAGTCAAAGCGAATTGTCTTACTATATTGAGGACAATATTTTACCCGCAATAGATAGAGAGTATATATTCTTAGAATTAATTGATCCTGTTTATGTACAAGAAGATGAAAATGTTCGAGCTACGGTCACAGTACGGTATCAAGATGATATTACACAATCTAATCAGCTATCTCAATACGACTTTCTATTAATAAAGAATAGTACATGGAAAATTATCGAGTAA
- a CDS encoding YdcP family protein has translation MRLANGIVLDKDATFDTLKFSALRREVRVQNDDGTVSEKIKERTYDLKSKGQGCMIQVSIPANVPLKEFDYNTEVELINPVADTVANATFFGAEVDWFLKADDLVLKKNKGNTPPKPQPKKD, from the coding sequence ATGAGACTTGCGAATGGAATTGTATTAGATAAAGATGCCACGTTCGATACCTTAAAATTTTCAGCCTTACGCCGTGAAGTACGGGTTCAAAATGACGACGGTACGGTATCCGAGAAAATTAAAGAACGCACTTATGACCTAAAGTCCAAAGGACAGGGATGCATGATTCAAGTCAGTATTCCTGCCAATGTCCCTTTAAAAGAATTTGATTACAATACAGAAGTGGAATTAATCAATCCTGTTGCGGATACCGTTGCGAATGCGACGTTCTTTGGCGCTGAGGTCGATTGGTTTTTAAAAGCCGATGATCTTGTCTTGAAGAAAAATAAAGGCAATACCCCACCAAAACCGCAACCGAAGAAAGACTAA
- a CDS encoding YdcP family protein: MELKFVVPNMEKTFGQLEFAGEGEINQRRMNGEMIVLSRTYNLYSTVQRADDIAVTLPARAGEKLYEFEERVALINPRITAEGYKIGERGFTRYILQADDIVKA; encoded by the coding sequence ATGGAACTAAAATTTGTTGTACCCAATATGGAAAAAACATTCGGACAGTTGGAATTTGCTGGGGAAGGCGAGATTAATCAGCGAAGAATGAATGGCGAAATGATCGTTCTCTCCCGCACTTACAATCTCTACTCAACCGTTCAACGAGCCGATGATATTGCGGTCACTCTACCTGCACGAGCTGGGGAAAAACTGTACGAATTCGAAGAAAGGGTTGCGCTAATCAATCCACGTATTACCGCAGAGGGCTATAAAATTGGTGAACGAGGGTTTACCCGTTATATCCTACAAGCAGACGATATTGTGAAAGCTTAA
- a CDS encoding MT-A70 family methyltransferase, translating to MSYSIIYADPPWKYRQNKGKGVAENHYPTMTTTDICNLDIHSISDKHATCFLWTTFPKLKEGLKVLEAWGFSYKTVAFVWVKQNKVKKTFFFGLGYWTRSNVEICLLGVKGKPKRVSNKVHQLIISPLEQHSKKPDEAREKIVELMGDLPRVELFARNQTDGWDVWGNEVHSSLQLNTQIKRKEE from the coding sequence ATATCTTACTCAATTATCTATGCTGATCCGCCTTGGAAATACAGACAAAACAAAGGAAAAGGAGTCGCTGAAAACCATTATCCTACTATGACGACTACTGACATCTGTAACTTAGACATTCACTCTATTTCAGATAAACATGCGACATGCTTTTTGTGGACAACTTTTCCTAAGCTGAAAGAAGGTCTCAAAGTACTGGAGGCTTGGGGCTTCTCTTACAAAACGGTTGCTTTTGTCTGGGTGAAACAAAACAAAGTAAAAAAGACCTTCTTTTTTGGACTCGGTTACTGGACACGATCAAATGTTGAAATCTGTTTGCTTGGAGTCAAAGGCAAACCTAAACGAGTTTCAAACAAAGTGCATCAGCTAATTATTAGTCCCCTTGAACAACACAGTAAAAAACCAGATGAAGCCAGAGAGAAAATCGTGGAACTGATGGGCGATTTACCACGAGTAGAATTATTTGCCAGAAATCAAACAGATGGATGGGATGTTTGGGGAAATGAAGTCCATTCCTCCCTACAACTCAATACACAAATAAAAAGAAAAGAGGAATAA
- a CDS encoding helix-turn-helix domain-containing protein produces MKTYPKISFEIIVPATDGDSKSIHQILKHYEGYIAKLSLRPMTDEYGNQRMMVDEELHGLLTTRLIKKILDFEID; encoded by the coding sequence ATGAAAACTTACCCTAAAATTTCCTTTGAGATTATTGTTCCCGCAACAGATGGTGATTCAAAATCTATTCATCAAATCCTAAAACATTATGAAGGCTATATCGCAAAACTTTCCTTACGTCCAATGACGGATGAATATGGTAACCAACGGATGATGGTAGATGAAGAATTACATGGATTACTCACCACACGTTTAATCAAGAAAATACTCGACTTCGAAATTGACTAA
- a CDS encoding RNA polymerase sigma factor: protein MKPSTFKRGIEKEFDYICKQPIRDEQKDYRKYLRRLSKKETTFSMFDEHFINQFSTTDHKPSDYHTFSINQLPIHIENDLLANALKQLSSKKREILLLYYFLELDTQQIADILKLHRSTVYRNRKDALKSIKQFMEENANENLP from the coding sequence ATGAAACCTTCCACTTTTAAAAGAGGGATTGAAAAGGAATTCGATTATATCTGTAAGCAACCCATTCGTGATGAACAAAAGGATTATCGAAAGTATCTAAGACGTCTTTCAAAGAAAGAAACCACTTTCTCCATGTTTGATGAACACTTCATCAATCAATTTTCGACAACTGACCATAAACCTTCTGACTATCATACTTTTTCCATTAATCAACTTCCTATCCATATAGAAAATGATTTATTAGCGAATGCACTCAAACAATTATCAAGCAAAAAACGAGAAATTCTCTTACTCTATTACTTTTTAGAACTAGACACCCAACAAATCGCAGATATTCTAAAACTCCATCGTTCAACCGTCTATCGCAATCGAAAGGATGCATTAAAGAGTATCAAACAATTTATGGAGGAGAACGCTAATGAAAACTTACCCTAA
- a CDS encoding CopY/TcrY family copper transport repressor, with protein sequence MIGSNISPSEWEVMRVVWAMKETTSNEIHSVLRKEMDWKLGTTKTVIGRLVKKGMLNTDLQGRHYIYTPAVTEKESVENEGRALLSQVCNKKAGSVIAMMVEDAEIGQEDIKVIEDILYTKRKLAPKEITCECIKGQCSCHHPEEYTLLENVEVSLK encoded by the coding sequence ATGATAGGTTCGAATATTAGTCCATCGGAATGGGAAGTGATGCGTGTTGTTTGGGCGATGAAGGAGACTACAAGTAATGAAATTCATTCTGTATTGAGAAAAGAAATGGACTGGAAATTAGGAACAACAAAAACTGTTATTGGTAGATTAGTAAAAAAAGGCATGTTAAATACTGATTTACAAGGTAGACATTATATATACACTCCTGCTGTAACGGAAAAGGAAAGTGTAGAAAATGAAGGGAGAGCTTTACTTTCTCAAGTATGTAATAAAAAAGCTGGTAGTGTAATAGCAATGATGGTTGAAGATGCAGAAATTGGACAAGAAGATATTAAAGTAATTGAAGACATTTTATACACTAAAAGAAAACTTGCTCCGAAAGAGATCACTTGTGAGTGTATCAAGGGTCAGTGTTCATGCCATCACCCAGAAGAATATACTCTTCTGGAAAATGTTGAAGTTTCATTAAAATAA
- a CDS encoding heavy metal translocating P-type ATPase, with product MSSNVYPVEGMTCATCASTVERTAQKTVGVISANVNLASEKLNIKAEEGFDPQQLKKDVYLSGYTLVLPEMEKKVFALEGMTCASCASTIEKTVYKMDGVQEVNVNLASEKMTVGYNPLEVSVRDIEAEVSDAGYQARLKSEIQNPDQSKQDDNKESKEEHYKRIFWIELIFMIPLMVLAMGPMVFGITLSRPIDPHLNPIGFAIVQLALTIPVIVTGKEYFQQGFRTLIKGHPNMNSLIGLGTGAAFVYSIGVTIGIILNPSHDLAMMLYFELTAMLITMHSLGQYLEERSKGQMSEAIKTLMSLAAKKARVVYNGEEREVDIEEVVAGDIIRVRPGEKMPVDGQVISGRTAVDESMLTGESIPVEKGEGDEVVGASINQNGSIDYRATKVGSDTALAQIIKLVEDAQGSKAPIAKLADIVTRYFVPTVIALALVSSILWFIFGQSFIFSLSIAISVLVIACPCALGLATPTAIMVGTGKGAEHGVLIKSGEALETVHDVDTVIFDKTGTLTKGEPELTDIVLNNNSELTESEILKIAASAEKGSEHSLAKAIVGAAKEQNISIIDSEDFEAIPGRGIKASVEGKLVYFGNKKLMEEIGLEIGDLLSKSNQLADEGKTPMYLAYEDSVLAIIAVADTLKDTSVAAIKELHNKNIEVIMITGDNERTANAVAKLANIDRVLSEVLPEDKSNEVKKLQEKGQKVAMVGDGINDAPALAQADVGIAIGSGTDVAVESADVVLMRSDVQEVNTTIELSKATLKNIKQNLFWAFIYNVVGIPIAMGLLYIFGGPLMSPMFAAFAMTFSSISVLLNALRLKGFTPSKLNLSKQS from the coding sequence ATGAGTTCAAATGTATACCCTGTTGAGGGAATGACGTGTGCCACATGTGCATCCACGGTTGAAAGAACAGCTCAGAAGACAGTTGGAGTAATTTCTGCCAATGTAAACTTAGCTTCTGAAAAATTAAATATTAAGGCTGAGGAGGGCTTTGATCCCCAGCAGCTTAAGAAAGACGTTTATCTGTCTGGTTATACACTAGTTCTTCCTGAAATGGAGAAAAAAGTGTTTGCTTTAGAAGGAATGACGTGTGCAAGCTGTGCATCAACTATTGAGAAAACTGTTTATAAGATGGATGGCGTACAAGAAGTTAATGTTAATCTTGCGAGTGAAAAAATGACAGTTGGCTATAATCCTCTTGAAGTATCTGTTAGAGATATTGAGGCAGAAGTTTCTGATGCCGGATACCAAGCACGTCTCAAATCTGAGATACAAAATCCTGATCAAAGTAAACAAGATGATAATAAAGAGTCGAAGGAAGAACACTATAAAAGAATATTTTGGATAGAACTTATTTTTATGATCCCCCTAATGGTACTAGCAATGGGACCAATGGTATTCGGGATAACCTTATCAAGACCTATAGACCCTCATTTAAATCCAATTGGATTTGCAATTGTACAATTAGCATTAACCATTCCAGTGATTGTTACTGGGAAAGAATATTTCCAACAAGGTTTTAGAACCCTAATTAAGGGGCATCCTAATATGAACTCTTTAATCGGGTTAGGTACTGGAGCAGCCTTTGTATACAGTATTGGTGTAACGATCGGAATAATTCTAAATCCTTCACATGATTTGGCAATGATGCTTTACTTTGAATTAACAGCTATGCTAATTACGATGCACTCTCTAGGTCAATATCTTGAAGAGCGTTCTAAAGGACAAATGTCAGAAGCAATCAAAACGTTGATGAGTTTAGCAGCTAAAAAAGCTCGTGTTGTTTATAACGGAGAGGAGCGAGAAGTAGACATTGAGGAAGTAGTAGCTGGAGATATTATACGCGTACGTCCGGGAGAGAAAATGCCCGTAGATGGGCAAGTAATTAGTGGTAGAACAGCTGTGGACGAGTCTATGTTAACTGGTGAAAGTATCCCTGTTGAAAAAGGGGAGGGGGATGAAGTTGTTGGTGCTAGTATTAATCAAAATGGGTCAATTGATTATCGAGCAACAAAAGTAGGTAGCGATACAGCCTTAGCGCAAATCATTAAACTTGTTGAAGATGCTCAAGGATCAAAAGCGCCAATTGCTAAATTAGCGGATATTGTTACAAGATACTTCGTTCCGACAGTTATTGCTTTAGCTTTAGTCAGTAGTATACTTTGGTTTATATTCGGGCAATCCTTTATATTTTCACTTTCAATTGCAATTTCTGTTCTAGTTATTGCCTGTCCATGTGCATTAGGTTTAGCCACACCGACAGCAATTATGGTCGGGACTGGTAAAGGGGCTGAACACGGTGTTTTAATTAAAAGTGGAGAAGCTTTAGAAACGGTTCATGATGTTGATACGGTTATCTTTGATAAGACAGGTACTTTAACAAAAGGAGAACCTGAATTAACAGATATTGTTTTAAATAACAATAGTGAACTAACAGAAAGTGAAATTTTAAAAATTGCTGCTTCTGCAGAAAAGGGGAGTGAGCATTCACTAGCTAAAGCAATTGTAGGTGCTGCTAAAGAACAAAATATATCAATCATAGACTCAGAAGACTTCGAAGCTATTCCTGGACGTGGTATAAAAGCCAGCGTAGAAGGCAAACTCGTTTATTTTGGGAATAAAAAGTTAATGGAAGAAATAGGACTTGAAATAGGAGACTTATTATCTAAGTCAAATCAGTTAGCAGATGAAGGAAAAACACCAATGTATCTAGCTTATGAAGACAGTGTGTTAGCGATTATTGCTGTAGCAGATACATTAAAGGATACAAGTGTCGCAGCAATCAAAGAACTTCATAATAAAAATATTGAAGTTATCATGATTACTGGTGATAATGAACGAACAGCAAATGCAGTAGCCAAACTAGCAAATATTGATCGAGTTCTAAGTGAAGTACTTCCAGAAGATAAATCCAATGAAGTGAAAAAACTACAAGAAAAAGGTCAAAAAGTAGCGATGGTTGGAGATGGAATTAATGACGCACCTGCACTAGCTCAAGCGGATGTTGGAATTGCCATTGGTTCAGGAACAGACGTAGCTGTTGAGTCTGCAGATGTTGTTTTAATGAGAAGCGACGTACAAGAAGTAAATACAACGATTGAATTAAGTAAAGCGACCCTTAAAAATATTAAGCAAAATCTGTTTTGGGCATTCATCTATAACGTAGTAGGTATTCCGATTGCGATGGGGTTATTGTATATATTTGGTGGTCCTTTGATGAGCCCAATGTTTGCAGCATTCGCCATGACATTCAGCTCAATATCAGTCTTGTTGAATGCTTTGAGACTAAAGGGCTTCACTCCAAGTAAATTAAACTTATCGAAACAATCATAA
- a CDS encoding ABC transporter ATP-binding protein produces the protein MSEPILKVENLTKTFGNSKDKGVKAVKGISFEVNRGEIFGFLGPNGAGKSTSINMITTQLSATKGDIYIDGKSIIKDPVSARSKIGLVAQHNNLDRGLTARENLIYHANYFGVDKETANKRADIYLEKFGLTDRQHDYVKTYSGGMAQRLKIARALMHEPEIIFLDEPTTGLDPGYRSILWEQILDLNKNGATIFLTTHYMEEPEQLCDRIAIVNEGELKAIGTLSELKELIPSNSIINIEMSDIKPEWVDQAKEMSEVKNADIHDEQLRLYMDSSHPDFNKILEWINQLDAELNTISLTTSSLDDVFIHLTGKDEI, from the coding sequence ATGTCTGAACCAATTTTGAAAGTAGAAAATTTGACAAAAACTTTTGGAAATTCAAAGGACAAAGGGGTTAAAGCTGTTAAAGGGATTAGTTTTGAAGTTAATAGAGGTGAAATATTTGGGTTTTTAGGACCTAATGGTGCTGGTAAAAGCACCTCAATTAATATGATTACTACACAATTGAGTGCAACAAAAGGAGACATATATATTGATGGAAAATCTATTATAAAAGATCCAGTCTCAGCAAGAAGTAAAATTGGTCTAGTTGCTCAACATAACAATTTAGATAGAGGACTAACTGCTAGAGAAAATTTAATTTATCATGCAAATTATTTTGGTGTAGATAAAGAAACTGCTAATAAACGAGCAGATATTTATCTTGAAAAATTTGGTTTAACTGATAGACAGCATGACTATGTTAAGACTTATTCAGGTGGAATGGCTCAACGATTAAAAATTGCTAGAGCACTTATGCATGAACCAGAAATCATCTTTTTAGATGAACCCACTACTGGATTAGATCCAGGATATCGTTCGATTTTATGGGAGCAAATTTTAGATTTGAATAAGAATGGGGCTACCATTTTTCTAACAACTCATTACATGGAAGAACCAGAGCAACTTTGTGATCGTATTGCTATTGTTAATGAAGGTGAACTCAAAGCAATTGGAACATTAAGTGAATTAAAAGAGTTAATTCCAAGTAATAGTATAATCAATATAGAAATGAGCGATATAAAACCTGAATGGGTTGATCAAGCAAAAGAAATGTCCGAAGTAAAAAATGCGGATATTCATGATGAACAACTACGTTTGTATATGGATAGTAGCCATCCAGATTTTAATAAAATTTTAGAATGGATTAATCAACTAGATGCGGAATTAAATACAATTAGTTTAACGACAAGTTCTCTTGATGATGTCTTTATTCATCTAACTGGAAAGGATGAAATTTAA
- a CDS encoding ABC transporter permease, translating to MENSQSSKYITIKAMIKRDLVIQLRDKWEFVFRVAMLPFILILIYGYVLPKVGILQEDFPNQMFPGMVGMSILVTGIHGTAVPLTMDFNMSREIEDRLQAPVNVRTVALVKMFVGFLESWIGGLIVLPISLLFMSEFLNITMSLREAVLLLPVLILAGICSATLGLLVGTIIKPTQVAAMFPGFLMPLVFTGAIFFSWDTLSATPIFQKIVLINPLLYVNEALRAVLTPEFNHMPLLYSLIGISVSILVMGYFGAKRFIKMTQDR from the coding sequence ATGGAAAACAGTCAGTCTTCAAAGTATATAACTATTAAAGCGATGATTAAACGAGATTTAGTAATTCAACTAAGAGATAAGTGGGAATTTGTATTCCGAGTAGCAATGTTACCCTTTATTCTTATTCTTATTTATGGATATGTACTTCCAAAGGTAGGAATTTTGCAAGAAGATTTTCCTAACCAAATGTTCCCTGGAATGGTAGGAATGAGTATTTTAGTAACTGGTATTCATGGAACTGCAGTGCCGTTAACAATGGATTTTAATATGTCAAGAGAAATTGAAGATCGTTTACAAGCACCTGTAAATGTAAGGACAGTTGCGTTAGTAAAAATGTTTGTAGGATTTCTTGAGTCTTGGATTGGTGGACTGATTGTATTACCAATTTCTTTACTCTTTATGTCAGAATTTCTAAATATAACAATGTCACTTAGAGAAGCAGTTTTACTACTTCCTGTTTTAATATTAGCAGGTATCTGTTCTGCCACTTTAGGGCTTTTAGTAGGGACAATCATTAAGCCAACACAAGTAGCCGCAATGTTTCCAGGGTTCTTAATGCCTTTAGTATTTACTGGAGCAATTTTCTTCTCATGGGATACATTGAGTGCAACACCCATCTTTCAGAAAATAGTATTAATAAACCCTCTTCTATACGTTAATGAAGCGTTAAGAGCAGTCTTAACGCCAGAGTTTAATCATATGCCACTATTATATAGCTTAATAGGTATAAGCGTAAGTATACTCGTAATGGGTTATTTTGGAGCAAAACGTTTCATTAAAATGACACAAGATAGATAG
- a CDS encoding LapA family protein — translation MIVLAIVLLLLVGVVAYLNIAEMVMIDLYFTSFNIPVWLLIVGTLLIGMVIAGLLASSVIARNKKVLKDKEEEMDRAEAERKESVDKVKQDAETQIELQKKEAEIQRLNAKLSQDQSSNRAVPVKETKAEVPEDNHTWVEAREEDHQTRTKKKPR, via the coding sequence ATGATCGTATTAGCAATCGTTTTATTACTATTAGTGGGTGTCGTTGCATATTTAAATATAGCAGAAATGGTCATGATCGATCTTTATTTTACTAGTTTTAATATCCCAGTATGGTTGCTTATTGTCGGTACGCTTTTAATAGGTATGGTCATAGCCGGGTTGTTAGCAAGTTCTGTGATTGCACGTAACAAAAAAGTTTTAAAAGATAAAGAAGAAGAGATGGACCGAGCTGAGGCAGAAAGAAAAGAATCCGTTGATAAAGTGAAACAAGATGCAGAAACTCAGATCGAATTGCAGAAAAAAGAAGCTGAAATACAACGACTAAATGCAAAGTTATCTCAAGACCAAAGTAGCAATAGAGCTGTTCCAGTGAAGGAAACCAAGGCAGAAGTACCTGAAGATAATCATACTTGGGTAGAGGCGCGTGAAGAAGACCATCAAACTAGAACTAAAAAGAAGCCAAGATAA